In Vigna unguiculata cultivar IT97K-499-35 chromosome 3, ASM411807v1, whole genome shotgun sequence, a single genomic region encodes these proteins:
- the LOC114176910 gene encoding RNA polymerase II C-terminal domain phosphatase-like 1 isoform X4: MSDKIVVSSVTAVIPLGGEEIHLVAMHSRNDDRPCFWGFIVALGLYDSCLVMLNLRCLGIVFDLDETLIVANTMRSFEDRIDALQRKINSEVDPQRISGMQAEVKRYLDDKNILKQYAENDQVVDNGRVIKVQSEIVPALSDNHQPIVRPLIRLHDKNIILTRINPQIRDTSVLVRLRPAWEDLRSYLTARGRKRFEVYVCTMAERDYALEMWRLLDPDSNLINSKELLGRIVCVKSGLKKSLFNVFQDGLCHPKMALVIDDRLKVWDEKDQPRVHVVPAFAPYYAPQAEASNTIPVLCVARNVACNVRGGFFKDFDDGLLQKIPQIAYEDDIKDIPTPPDVSNYLVSEDDGSSAISNGNRDPFLFDGMADAEVDRKLKDALSAASTIPVTTANLDPRLTSLQYTMSSGSVPPPTAQASMMPFTHVQFPQPAALVKPMGQAAPSESSLHSSPAREEGEVPESELDPDTRRRLLILQHGQDTRDHASTEPTYAIRHPMPVSAPRVSSRGGWFPAEEDIGSQPLNRVVPKEFSVDSGPLGIEKHRPHHPSFFSKVESSISSDRVLHDSHQRLPKEMYHRDDRPRSNHMLSSYRSLSGDELPFSRSSSSHRDLDSESGHSVFHADTPVVVLQEIALKCGTKVEFMSSLVASAELQFSIEAWFSGKKIGHGFGRTRKEAQHKAAEDSIKHLADIYLSSAKDEPGSTYGDVGGFPNANDNGYMVIASSTNQSLPKEDSASFSTASDSSRVLDPRLEVSKRPMGSISALKELCMMEGLGVNFLSAPAPVSTNSLQKDEVHAQVEIDGKVFGKGIGLTWDEAKMQAAEKALGSLRSKLGQSIQKRQSTPRYFYEANSGMEINAISR, from the exons ATGTCAGATAAAATTGTAGTGTCTAGTGTG ACTGCTGTAATTCCACTAGGTGGGGAAGAAATACATTTGGTTGCTATGCATTCACGAAATGATGATAGACCATGCTTTTGGGGATTTATTGTTGCTTTGGGACTTTATGATTCATGCCTCGTTATGCTAAATCTTAGATGTTTGGGTATAGTGTTTGATCTGGACGAAACACTTATAGTAGCAAACACAATGCGGTCATTTGAGGATAGAATTGATGCACtccagagaaaaataaattctgAGGTAGATCCACAACGAATTTCTGGCATGCAGGCAGAGGTCAAGCGGTACCTAGATGATAAGAATATATTGAAGCAATATGCAGAAAATGATCAGGTTGTTGATAATGGGAGAGTGATAAAAGTTCAATCTGAGATTGTCCCGGCATTATCTGACAATCATCAGCCTATAGTTCGACCACTTATACGGTTACATGATAAGAACATTATTCTGACACGCATCAATCCACAG ATTCGAGATACAAGTGTTCTTGTGAGGTTGAGACCGGCATGGGAAGATCTTCGGAGCTACCTGACTGCAAGGGGGCGCAAGCGTTTTGAGGTTTATGTGTGCACGATGGCTGAAAGGGACTATGCACTAGAAATGTGGAGACTTCTTGATCCAGATTCCAATTTGATAAATTCTAAAGAACTGTTAGGTCGCATTGTATGTGTTAAGTCTG GTTTGAAGAAGTCATTGTTCAATGTCTTCCAAGATGGTTTATGCCATCCAAAGATGGCATTGGTTATTGATGATCGCTTGAAAGTGTGGGATGAGAAGGATCAACCTCGAGTGCATGTCGTCCCTGCATTTGCTCCATATTATGCTCCTCAAGCGGAA GCAAGTAATACTATCCCTGTCCTGTGTGTCGCAAGAAATGTTGCTTGCAATGTTAGGGGTGGCTTCTTTAA AGATTTTGATGATGGTCTTTTACAAAAGATTCCTCAAATTGCCTATGAAGATGATATCAAAGATATACCTACTCCTCCTGATGTGAGCAATTATCTAGTCTCAGAG GATGATGGTTCTAGTGCCATTTCCAATGGAAACAGAGATCCATTCTTGTTTGATGGCATGGCAGATGCTGAGGTAGATAGAAAATTGAAG GATGCACTATCAGCAGCTTCAACTATCCCTGTGACAACTGCTAACCTAGACCCCAGACTCACTTCTCTTCAGTACACAATGTCTTCTGGTTCAGTTCCTCCTCCAACAGCGCAGGCATCTATGATGCCATTTACCCATGTACAGTTTCCTCAACCCGCTGCACTAGTAAAGCCAATGGGTCAAGCTGCCCCTTCTGAATCTAGCTTGCATAGCTCTCCCGCCAGAGAAGAAGGTGAAGTACCTGAATCAGAATTAGATCCAGATACAAGGCGAAGGCTTCTCATATTGCAACATGGACAAGATACCAGGGATCATGCATCCACTGAGCCTACATACGCAATCAGACATCCCATGCCAGTCTCTGCACCTCGTGTATCATCACGAGGGGGTTGGTTTCCTGCAGAAGAGGATATTGGTTCACAGCCACTAAACCGGGTAGTACCTAAGGAGTTTTCCGTAGATTCTGGTCCATTGGGTATTGAAAAGCACCGGCCTCATCATCCATCCTTTTTCTCTAAGGTTGAAAGTTCCATTTCATCTGATAGAGTTCTCCATGATAGCCACCAAAGGTTACCGAAGGAG ATGTATCATAGAGATGATCGCCCAAGATCAAACCATATGCTCTCAAGTTATCGATCTTTATCTG GTGATGAACTCCCTTTTAGTAGATCATCTTCCAGCCACAGGGATCTTGACTCTGAATCTGGCCATTCTGTTTTTCATGCAGATACTCCAGTTGTAGTGTTACAGGAAATTGCACTGAAGTGTGGAACTAAG GTGGAATTTATGTCATCTTTGGTTGCAAGTGCAGAACTACAGTTCTCCATTGAG GCGTGGTtttctggaaaaaaaattggtcaTGGATTTGGAAGAACTAGAAAGGAAGCCCAACATAAGGCTGCTGAGGATTCTATCAAGCATTTGGCCG ATATATATTTGTCTAGTGCTAAGGATGAGCCTGGTTCCACATATGGGGATGTGGGTGGGTTTCCTAATGCAAATGACAATGGTTATATGGTTATCGCCAGCTCTACTAACCAGTCATTGCCTAAAGAGGATTCAGCTTCCTTTTCAACTGCATCCGATTCATCAAGGGTTTTAGATCCTAGGTTGGAAGTCTCTAAGAGGCCAATGGGTTCAATCTCTGCCCTAAAAGAATTG TGCATGATGGAGGGTCTTGGTGTCAATTTTCTATCTGCACCTGCTCCAGTGTCAACAAATTCACTTCAGAAAGACGAAGTACATGCACAG gtCGAAATAGATGGTAAGGTCTTTGGTAAAGGTATCGGATTAACATGGGATGAAGCTAAAATGCAG GCTGCCGAGAAGGCACTAGGAAGTCTAAGGTCAAAGCTTGGCCAAAGCATTCAGAAACGTCAGAGCACTCCCAG GTACTTTTATGAGGCCAATTCTGGCATGGAAATAAATGCTATAAGTAGATAA
- the LOC114176910 gene encoding RNA polymerase II C-terminal domain phosphatase-like 1 isoform X2 — protein sequence MSDKIVVSSVTAVIPLGGEEIHLVAMHSRNDDRPCFWGFIVALGLYDSCLVMLNLRCLGIVFDLDETLIVANTMRSFEDRIDALQRKINSEVDPQRISGMQAEVKRYLDDKNILKQYAENDQVVDNGRVIKVQSEIVPALSDNHQPIVRPLIRLHDKNIILTRINPQIRDTSVLVRLRPAWEDLRSYLTARGRKRFEVYVCTMAERDYALEMWRLLDPDSNLINSKELLGRIVCVKSGLKKSLFNVFQDGLCHPKMALVIDDRLKVWDEKDQPRVHVVPAFAPYYAPQAEASNTIPVLCVARNVACNVRGGFFKDFDDGLLQKIPQIAYEDDIKDIPTPPDVSNYLVSEDDGSSAISNGNRDPFLFDGMADAEVDRKLKDALSAASTIPVTTANLDPRLTSLQYTMSSGSVPPPTAQASMMPFTHVQFPQPAALVKPMGQAAPSESSLHSSPAREEGEVPESELDPDTRRRLLILQHGQDTRDHASTEPTYAIRHPMPVSAPRVSSRGGWFPAEEDIGSQPLNRVVPKEFSVDSGPLGIEKHRPHHPSFFSKVESSISSDRVLHDSHQRLPKEMYHRDDRPRSNHMLSSYRSLSGDELPFSRSSSSHRDLDSESGHSVFHADTPVVVLQEIALKCGTKVEFMSSLVASAELQFSIEAWFSGKKIGHGFGRTRKEAQHKAAEDSIKHLADIYLSSAKDEPGSTYGDVGGFPNANDNGYMVIASSTNQSLPKEDSASFSTASDSSRVLDPRLEVSKRPMGSISALKELCMMEGLGVNFLSAPAPVSTNSLQKDEVHAQVEIDGKVFGKGIGLTWDEAKMQAAEKALGSLRSKLGQSIQKRQSTPSFLDLAGCLHPFDFRGWLHLFKLPVTMKNLPHNMKPYPLEAYRFP from the exons ATGTCAGATAAAATTGTAGTGTCTAGTGTG ACTGCTGTAATTCCACTAGGTGGGGAAGAAATACATTTGGTTGCTATGCATTCACGAAATGATGATAGACCATGCTTTTGGGGATTTATTGTTGCTTTGGGACTTTATGATTCATGCCTCGTTATGCTAAATCTTAGATGTTTGGGTATAGTGTTTGATCTGGACGAAACACTTATAGTAGCAAACACAATGCGGTCATTTGAGGATAGAATTGATGCACtccagagaaaaataaattctgAGGTAGATCCACAACGAATTTCTGGCATGCAGGCAGAGGTCAAGCGGTACCTAGATGATAAGAATATATTGAAGCAATATGCAGAAAATGATCAGGTTGTTGATAATGGGAGAGTGATAAAAGTTCAATCTGAGATTGTCCCGGCATTATCTGACAATCATCAGCCTATAGTTCGACCACTTATACGGTTACATGATAAGAACATTATTCTGACACGCATCAATCCACAG ATTCGAGATACAAGTGTTCTTGTGAGGTTGAGACCGGCATGGGAAGATCTTCGGAGCTACCTGACTGCAAGGGGGCGCAAGCGTTTTGAGGTTTATGTGTGCACGATGGCTGAAAGGGACTATGCACTAGAAATGTGGAGACTTCTTGATCCAGATTCCAATTTGATAAATTCTAAAGAACTGTTAGGTCGCATTGTATGTGTTAAGTCTG GTTTGAAGAAGTCATTGTTCAATGTCTTCCAAGATGGTTTATGCCATCCAAAGATGGCATTGGTTATTGATGATCGCTTGAAAGTGTGGGATGAGAAGGATCAACCTCGAGTGCATGTCGTCCCTGCATTTGCTCCATATTATGCTCCTCAAGCGGAA GCAAGTAATACTATCCCTGTCCTGTGTGTCGCAAGAAATGTTGCTTGCAATGTTAGGGGTGGCTTCTTTAA AGATTTTGATGATGGTCTTTTACAAAAGATTCCTCAAATTGCCTATGAAGATGATATCAAAGATATACCTACTCCTCCTGATGTGAGCAATTATCTAGTCTCAGAG GATGATGGTTCTAGTGCCATTTCCAATGGAAACAGAGATCCATTCTTGTTTGATGGCATGGCAGATGCTGAGGTAGATAGAAAATTGAAG GATGCACTATCAGCAGCTTCAACTATCCCTGTGACAACTGCTAACCTAGACCCCAGACTCACTTCTCTTCAGTACACAATGTCTTCTGGTTCAGTTCCTCCTCCAACAGCGCAGGCATCTATGATGCCATTTACCCATGTACAGTTTCCTCAACCCGCTGCACTAGTAAAGCCAATGGGTCAAGCTGCCCCTTCTGAATCTAGCTTGCATAGCTCTCCCGCCAGAGAAGAAGGTGAAGTACCTGAATCAGAATTAGATCCAGATACAAGGCGAAGGCTTCTCATATTGCAACATGGACAAGATACCAGGGATCATGCATCCACTGAGCCTACATACGCAATCAGACATCCCATGCCAGTCTCTGCACCTCGTGTATCATCACGAGGGGGTTGGTTTCCTGCAGAAGAGGATATTGGTTCACAGCCACTAAACCGGGTAGTACCTAAGGAGTTTTCCGTAGATTCTGGTCCATTGGGTATTGAAAAGCACCGGCCTCATCATCCATCCTTTTTCTCTAAGGTTGAAAGTTCCATTTCATCTGATAGAGTTCTCCATGATAGCCACCAAAGGTTACCGAAGGAG ATGTATCATAGAGATGATCGCCCAAGATCAAACCATATGCTCTCAAGTTATCGATCTTTATCTG GTGATGAACTCCCTTTTAGTAGATCATCTTCCAGCCACAGGGATCTTGACTCTGAATCTGGCCATTCTGTTTTTCATGCAGATACTCCAGTTGTAGTGTTACAGGAAATTGCACTGAAGTGTGGAACTAAG GTGGAATTTATGTCATCTTTGGTTGCAAGTGCAGAACTACAGTTCTCCATTGAG GCGTGGTtttctggaaaaaaaattggtcaTGGATTTGGAAGAACTAGAAAGGAAGCCCAACATAAGGCTGCTGAGGATTCTATCAAGCATTTGGCCG ATATATATTTGTCTAGTGCTAAGGATGAGCCTGGTTCCACATATGGGGATGTGGGTGGGTTTCCTAATGCAAATGACAATGGTTATATGGTTATCGCCAGCTCTACTAACCAGTCATTGCCTAAAGAGGATTCAGCTTCCTTTTCAACTGCATCCGATTCATCAAGGGTTTTAGATCCTAGGTTGGAAGTCTCTAAGAGGCCAATGGGTTCAATCTCTGCCCTAAAAGAATTG TGCATGATGGAGGGTCTTGGTGTCAATTTTCTATCTGCACCTGCTCCAGTGTCAACAAATTCACTTCAGAAAGACGAAGTACATGCACAG gtCGAAATAGATGGTAAGGTCTTTGGTAAAGGTATCGGATTAACATGGGATGAAGCTAAAATGCAG GCTGCCGAGAAGGCACTAGGAAGTCTAAGGTCAAAGCTTGGCCAAAGCATTCAGAAACGTCAGAGCACTCCCAG CTTTCTTGATCTGGCGGGTTGTTTGCACCCATTTGATTTTCGGGGCTGGCTGCATCTTTTCAAGCTACCAGTGACGATGAAAAACCTACCCCATAATATGAAGCCATATCCTCTTGAGGCTTATCGGTTTCCTTAA
- the LOC114176910 gene encoding RNA polymerase II C-terminal domain phosphatase-like 1 isoform X3 — protein sequence MSDKIVVSSVTAVIPLGGEEIHLVAMHSRNDDRPCFWGFIVALGLYDSCLVMLNLRCLGIVFDLDETLIVANTMRSFEDRIDALQRKINSEVDPQRISGMQAEVKRYLDDKNILKQYAENDQVVDNGRVIKVQSEIVPALSDNHQPIVRPLIRLHDKNIILTRINPQIRDTSVLVRLRPAWEDLRSYLTARGRKRFEVYVCTMAERDYALEMWRLLDPDSNLINSKELLGRIVCVKSGLKKSLFNVFQDGLCHPKMALVIDDRLKVWDEKDQPRVHVVPAFAPYYAPQAEASNTIPVLCVARNVACNVRGGFFKDFDDGLLQKIPQIAYEDDIKDIPTPPDVSNYLVSEDDGSSAISNGNRDPFLFDGMADAEVDRKLKDALSAASTIPVTTANLDPRLTSLQYTMSSGSVPPPTAQASMMPFTHVQFPQPAALVKPMGQAAPSESSLHSSPAREEGEVPESELDPDTRRRLLILQHGQDTRDHASTEPTYAIRHPMPVSAPRVSSRGGWFPAEEDIGSQPLNRVVPKEFSVDSGPLGIEKHRPHHPSFFSKVESSISSDRVLHDSHQRLPKEMYHRDDRPRSNHMLSSYRSLSDTPVVVLQEIALKCGTKVEFMSSLVASAELQFSIEAWFSGKKIGHGFGRTRKEAQHKAAEDSIKHLADIYLSSAKDEPGSTYGDVGGFPNANDNGYMVIASSTNQSLPKEDSASFSTASDSSRVLDPRLEVSKRPMGSISALKELCMMEGLGVNFLSAPAPVSTNSLQKDEVHAQVEIDGKVFGKGIGLTWDEAKMQAAEKALGSLRSKLGQSIQKRQSTPSFLDLAGCLHPFDFRGWLHLFKLPVTMKNLPHNMKPYPLEAYRFP from the exons ATGTCAGATAAAATTGTAGTGTCTAGTGTG ACTGCTGTAATTCCACTAGGTGGGGAAGAAATACATTTGGTTGCTATGCATTCACGAAATGATGATAGACCATGCTTTTGGGGATTTATTGTTGCTTTGGGACTTTATGATTCATGCCTCGTTATGCTAAATCTTAGATGTTTGGGTATAGTGTTTGATCTGGACGAAACACTTATAGTAGCAAACACAATGCGGTCATTTGAGGATAGAATTGATGCACtccagagaaaaataaattctgAGGTAGATCCACAACGAATTTCTGGCATGCAGGCAGAGGTCAAGCGGTACCTAGATGATAAGAATATATTGAAGCAATATGCAGAAAATGATCAGGTTGTTGATAATGGGAGAGTGATAAAAGTTCAATCTGAGATTGTCCCGGCATTATCTGACAATCATCAGCCTATAGTTCGACCACTTATACGGTTACATGATAAGAACATTATTCTGACACGCATCAATCCACAG ATTCGAGATACAAGTGTTCTTGTGAGGTTGAGACCGGCATGGGAAGATCTTCGGAGCTACCTGACTGCAAGGGGGCGCAAGCGTTTTGAGGTTTATGTGTGCACGATGGCTGAAAGGGACTATGCACTAGAAATGTGGAGACTTCTTGATCCAGATTCCAATTTGATAAATTCTAAAGAACTGTTAGGTCGCATTGTATGTGTTAAGTCTG GTTTGAAGAAGTCATTGTTCAATGTCTTCCAAGATGGTTTATGCCATCCAAAGATGGCATTGGTTATTGATGATCGCTTGAAAGTGTGGGATGAGAAGGATCAACCTCGAGTGCATGTCGTCCCTGCATTTGCTCCATATTATGCTCCTCAAGCGGAA GCAAGTAATACTATCCCTGTCCTGTGTGTCGCAAGAAATGTTGCTTGCAATGTTAGGGGTGGCTTCTTTAA AGATTTTGATGATGGTCTTTTACAAAAGATTCCTCAAATTGCCTATGAAGATGATATCAAAGATATACCTACTCCTCCTGATGTGAGCAATTATCTAGTCTCAGAG GATGATGGTTCTAGTGCCATTTCCAATGGAAACAGAGATCCATTCTTGTTTGATGGCATGGCAGATGCTGAGGTAGATAGAAAATTGAAG GATGCACTATCAGCAGCTTCAACTATCCCTGTGACAACTGCTAACCTAGACCCCAGACTCACTTCTCTTCAGTACACAATGTCTTCTGGTTCAGTTCCTCCTCCAACAGCGCAGGCATCTATGATGCCATTTACCCATGTACAGTTTCCTCAACCCGCTGCACTAGTAAAGCCAATGGGTCAAGCTGCCCCTTCTGAATCTAGCTTGCATAGCTCTCCCGCCAGAGAAGAAGGTGAAGTACCTGAATCAGAATTAGATCCAGATACAAGGCGAAGGCTTCTCATATTGCAACATGGACAAGATACCAGGGATCATGCATCCACTGAGCCTACATACGCAATCAGACATCCCATGCCAGTCTCTGCACCTCGTGTATCATCACGAGGGGGTTGGTTTCCTGCAGAAGAGGATATTGGTTCACAGCCACTAAACCGGGTAGTACCTAAGGAGTTTTCCGTAGATTCTGGTCCATTGGGTATTGAAAAGCACCGGCCTCATCATCCATCCTTTTTCTCTAAGGTTGAAAGTTCCATTTCATCTGATAGAGTTCTCCATGATAGCCACCAAAGGTTACCGAAGGAG ATGTATCATAGAGATGATCGCCCAAGATCAAACCATATGCTCTCAAGTTATCGATCTTTATCTG ATACTCCAGTTGTAGTGTTACAGGAAATTGCACTGAAGTGTGGAACTAAG GTGGAATTTATGTCATCTTTGGTTGCAAGTGCAGAACTACAGTTCTCCATTGAG GCGTGGTtttctggaaaaaaaattggtcaTGGATTTGGAAGAACTAGAAAGGAAGCCCAACATAAGGCTGCTGAGGATTCTATCAAGCATTTGGCCG ATATATATTTGTCTAGTGCTAAGGATGAGCCTGGTTCCACATATGGGGATGTGGGTGGGTTTCCTAATGCAAATGACAATGGTTATATGGTTATCGCCAGCTCTACTAACCAGTCATTGCCTAAAGAGGATTCAGCTTCCTTTTCAACTGCATCCGATTCATCAAGGGTTTTAGATCCTAGGTTGGAAGTCTCTAAGAGGCCAATGGGTTCAATCTCTGCCCTAAAAGAATTG TGCATGATGGAGGGTCTTGGTGTCAATTTTCTATCTGCACCTGCTCCAGTGTCAACAAATTCACTTCAGAAAGACGAAGTACATGCACAG gtCGAAATAGATGGTAAGGTCTTTGGTAAAGGTATCGGATTAACATGGGATGAAGCTAAAATGCAG GCTGCCGAGAAGGCACTAGGAAGTCTAAGGTCAAAGCTTGGCCAAAGCATTCAGAAACGTCAGAGCACTCCCAG CTTTCTTGATCTGGCGGGTTGTTTGCACCCATTTGATTTTCGGGGCTGGCTGCATCTTTTCAAGCTACCAGTGACGATGAAAAACCTACCCCATAATATGAAGCCATATCCTCTTGAGGCTTATCGGTTTCCTTAA
- the LOC114176910 gene encoding RNA polymerase II C-terminal domain phosphatase-like 1 isoform X5, which translates to MSDKIVVSSVTAVIPLGGEEIHLVAMHSRNDDRPCFWGFIVALGLYDSCLVMLNLRCLGIVFDLDETLIVANTMRSFEDRIDALQRKINSEVDPQRISGMQAEVKRYLDDKNILKQYAENDQVVDNGRVIKVQSEIVPALSDNHQPIVRPLIRLHDKNIILTRINPQIRDTSVLVRLRPAWEDLRSYLTARGRKRFEVYVCTMAERDYALEMWRLLDPDSNLINSKELLGRIVCVKSGLKKSLFNVFQDGLCHPKMALVIDDRLKVWDEKDQPRVHVVPAFAPYYAPQAEASNTIPVLCVARNVACNVRGGFFKDFDDGLLQKIPQIAYEDDIKDIPTPPDVSNYLVSEDDGSSAISNGNRDPFLFDGMADAEVDRKLKDALSAASTIPVTTANLDPRLTSLQYTMSSGSVPPPTAQASMMPFTHVQFPQPAALVKPMGQAAPSESSLHSSPAREEGEVPESELDPDTRRRLLILQHGQDTRDHASTEPTYAIRHPMPVSAPRVSSRGGWFPAEEDIGSQPLNRVVPKEFSVDSGPLGIEKHRPHHPSFFSKVESSISSDRVLHDSHQRLPKEMYHRDDRPRSNHMLSSYRSLSGDELPFSRSSSSHRDLDSESGHSVFHADTPVVVLQEIALKCGTKVEFMSSLVASAELQFSIEAWFSGKKIGHGFGRTRKEAQHKAAEDSIKHLADIYLSSAKDEPGSTYGDVGGFPNANDNGYMVIASSTNQSLPKEDSASFSTASDSSRVLDPRLEVSKRPMGSISALKELCMMEGLGVNFLSAPAPVSTNSLQKDEVHAQVEIDGKVFGKGIGLTWDEAKMQAAEKALGSLRSKLGQSIQKRQSTPSLFQLS; encoded by the exons ATGTCAGATAAAATTGTAGTGTCTAGTGTG ACTGCTGTAATTCCACTAGGTGGGGAAGAAATACATTTGGTTGCTATGCATTCACGAAATGATGATAGACCATGCTTTTGGGGATTTATTGTTGCTTTGGGACTTTATGATTCATGCCTCGTTATGCTAAATCTTAGATGTTTGGGTATAGTGTTTGATCTGGACGAAACACTTATAGTAGCAAACACAATGCGGTCATTTGAGGATAGAATTGATGCACtccagagaaaaataaattctgAGGTAGATCCACAACGAATTTCTGGCATGCAGGCAGAGGTCAAGCGGTACCTAGATGATAAGAATATATTGAAGCAATATGCAGAAAATGATCAGGTTGTTGATAATGGGAGAGTGATAAAAGTTCAATCTGAGATTGTCCCGGCATTATCTGACAATCATCAGCCTATAGTTCGACCACTTATACGGTTACATGATAAGAACATTATTCTGACACGCATCAATCCACAG ATTCGAGATACAAGTGTTCTTGTGAGGTTGAGACCGGCATGGGAAGATCTTCGGAGCTACCTGACTGCAAGGGGGCGCAAGCGTTTTGAGGTTTATGTGTGCACGATGGCTGAAAGGGACTATGCACTAGAAATGTGGAGACTTCTTGATCCAGATTCCAATTTGATAAATTCTAAAGAACTGTTAGGTCGCATTGTATGTGTTAAGTCTG GTTTGAAGAAGTCATTGTTCAATGTCTTCCAAGATGGTTTATGCCATCCAAAGATGGCATTGGTTATTGATGATCGCTTGAAAGTGTGGGATGAGAAGGATCAACCTCGAGTGCATGTCGTCCCTGCATTTGCTCCATATTATGCTCCTCAAGCGGAA GCAAGTAATACTATCCCTGTCCTGTGTGTCGCAAGAAATGTTGCTTGCAATGTTAGGGGTGGCTTCTTTAA AGATTTTGATGATGGTCTTTTACAAAAGATTCCTCAAATTGCCTATGAAGATGATATCAAAGATATACCTACTCCTCCTGATGTGAGCAATTATCTAGTCTCAGAG GATGATGGTTCTAGTGCCATTTCCAATGGAAACAGAGATCCATTCTTGTTTGATGGCATGGCAGATGCTGAGGTAGATAGAAAATTGAAG GATGCACTATCAGCAGCTTCAACTATCCCTGTGACAACTGCTAACCTAGACCCCAGACTCACTTCTCTTCAGTACACAATGTCTTCTGGTTCAGTTCCTCCTCCAACAGCGCAGGCATCTATGATGCCATTTACCCATGTACAGTTTCCTCAACCCGCTGCACTAGTAAAGCCAATGGGTCAAGCTGCCCCTTCTGAATCTAGCTTGCATAGCTCTCCCGCCAGAGAAGAAGGTGAAGTACCTGAATCAGAATTAGATCCAGATACAAGGCGAAGGCTTCTCATATTGCAACATGGACAAGATACCAGGGATCATGCATCCACTGAGCCTACATACGCAATCAGACATCCCATGCCAGTCTCTGCACCTCGTGTATCATCACGAGGGGGTTGGTTTCCTGCAGAAGAGGATATTGGTTCACAGCCACTAAACCGGGTAGTACCTAAGGAGTTTTCCGTAGATTCTGGTCCATTGGGTATTGAAAAGCACCGGCCTCATCATCCATCCTTTTTCTCTAAGGTTGAAAGTTCCATTTCATCTGATAGAGTTCTCCATGATAGCCACCAAAGGTTACCGAAGGAG ATGTATCATAGAGATGATCGCCCAAGATCAAACCATATGCTCTCAAGTTATCGATCTTTATCTG GTGATGAACTCCCTTTTAGTAGATCATCTTCCAGCCACAGGGATCTTGACTCTGAATCTGGCCATTCTGTTTTTCATGCAGATACTCCAGTTGTAGTGTTACAGGAAATTGCACTGAAGTGTGGAACTAAG GTGGAATTTATGTCATCTTTGGTTGCAAGTGCAGAACTACAGTTCTCCATTGAG GCGTGGTtttctggaaaaaaaattggtcaTGGATTTGGAAGAACTAGAAAGGAAGCCCAACATAAGGCTGCTGAGGATTCTATCAAGCATTTGGCCG ATATATATTTGTCTAGTGCTAAGGATGAGCCTGGTTCCACATATGGGGATGTGGGTGGGTTTCCTAATGCAAATGACAATGGTTATATGGTTATCGCCAGCTCTACTAACCAGTCATTGCCTAAAGAGGATTCAGCTTCCTTTTCAACTGCATCCGATTCATCAAGGGTTTTAGATCCTAGGTTGGAAGTCTCTAAGAGGCCAATGGGTTCAATCTCTGCCCTAAAAGAATTG TGCATGATGGAGGGTCTTGGTGTCAATTTTCTATCTGCACCTGCTCCAGTGTCAACAAATTCACTTCAGAAAGACGAAGTACATGCACAG gtCGAAATAGATGGTAAGGTCTTTGGTAAAGGTATCGGATTAACATGGGATGAAGCTAAAATGCAG GCTGCCGAGAAGGCACTAGGAAGTCTAAGGTCAAAGCTTGGCCAAAGCATTCAGAAACGTCAGAGCACTCCCAG TCTTTTTCAGCTTTCTTGA